The Streptococcus oralis genome segment AATCGATATTATTCGTGGATTTTTCCTAGTGAAGCGCCTAGCCAAGTTCCATAGAAACTTGGCGTTAGTTACTTAGATTGTTACACAAACAAATAAATTTCCTGAACTACGACACTGAGTTTTACAAATCGATTTCATTTGTAAAACTTAGTTAGTGAGGCAGTTAGGTAAGTCAAATAGGACTTGCCGTAGTCTACTTAGATTGCTATGCAATCAAGTAGACTTACTGAATCACATCTTCTCTTCCAACTCAACATCCGGATACTTGTCCGCAAACCAGCGGAGGGCAAAGTCATTTTCAAAGAGGAAGACTGGTTGGTTGAAACGGTCCTTGGCCAAGATATTGCGGCTTGAGGACATCCGTTCATCCAAGTCCTCAGGCTTGATCCAACGAACGGTCTTTTTACCCATCGGAGTCATGACAACTTCAGCGTTGTACTCACCTTCCATGCGGTGTTTAAAGACTTCAAACTGGAGTTGTCCCACAGCGCCTAGCATATACTCACCTGTTTGGTAATTCTTATAAAGCTGGATGGCTCCTTCTTGTACCAACTGCTCCATTCCCTTGTGGAAGGATTTTTGCTTCATGACGTTTTTAGGCGAAACCTTCATGAAAATCTCTGGAGTAAAGGTTGGCAGTGGTTCAAATTCAAACTTGTTTTTTCCAACCGTCAAAGTGTCTCCAACCTGATAAGTACCGGTATCGTAAACCCCGATGATATCTCCTGCTACGGCGTTGGTCACATTCTCACGACTTTCCGCCATAAACTGGGTGACATTAGAAAGCTTGGCAGTCTTACCGGTACGAGGCAAATTGACACTCATCCCACGCTCAAATTCACCCGATACGATACGCACAAATGCAATACGGTCACGGTGACGAGGGTCCATGTTGGCTTGGATTTTAAAGACGAATCCTGAGAAATCCTTGTCGTAAGGATCCACAATTTCCCCGTCTGTTTTCTTGTGTCCATGAGGTTCTGGAGCAAACTTGAGGAAAGTTTCAAGGAAGGTCTGCACCCCAAAGTTAGTCAGGGCTGAACCGAAGAAGACAGGCGTCAATTCTCCAGCAAGAATGGCTTCCTCTGAAAACTCATTCCCTGCTTCATTCAGGAGTTCGATATCCTCTTTCACTTGTT includes the following:
- a CDS encoding peptide chain release factor 3, which encodes MTIQEEIKKRRTFAIISHPDAGKTTITEQLLYFGGEIREAGTVKGKKTGTFAKSDWMDIEKQRGISVTSSVMQFDYDGKRVNILDTPGHEDFSEDTYRTLMAVDAAVMVVDSAKGIEAQTKKLFEVVKHRGIPVFTFMNKLDRDGREPLDLLQELEEVLGIASYPMNWPIGMGKAFEGLYDLYNQRLELYKGDERFASLEDGDKLFASNPFYEQVKEDIELLNEAGNEFSEEAILAGELTPVFFGSALTNFGVQTFLETFLKFAPEPHGHKKTDGEIVDPYDKDFSGFVFKIQANMDPRHRDRIAFVRIVSGEFERGMSVNLPRTGKTAKLSNVTQFMAESRENVTNAVAGDIIGVYDTGTYQVGDTLTVGKNKFEFEPLPTFTPEIFMKVSPKNVMKQKSFHKGMEQLVQEGAIQLYKNYQTGEYMLGAVGQLQFEVFKHRMEGEYNAEVVMTPMGKKTVRWIKPEDLDERMSSSRNILAKDRFNQPVFLFENDFALRWFADKYPDVELEEKM